A section of the Euwallacea fornicatus isolate EFF26 chromosome 12, ASM4011564v1, whole genome shotgun sequence genome encodes:
- the LOC136342663 gene encoding lysocardiolipin acyltransferase 1-like: protein MSEIGKIIRGLVYFWSWNCSIFGGYLLFVPLTFQQILTPKFHRKILDLIVTYWQYYVTTLLLRQNCEIHVTGDPIHSDETALVISNHRTRVDWNFLWGVMYHAVEGKNRWWYGTKFVLKSSIKNVPIAGWVMQMAMYSFIKRNWEEDKRLLDDYIEYVRDLEYKHLLILFPEGTDLTQKTKIASDKFAIANGLPQYKHVLHPRSTGFVYLVDEMRKKKCLDAVYDLTLIYPDVCPQNEEKLFLGNFPRKVMAHLVRYPVPVLPDTHEELKEFLEKRWLEKEKTIEEFKTSGNFLYHGKELIKKDFLTLPWAYFTHTLWMAFTFVMVLLLVFSKVFLYLVIAHTVGLYVLPLVSNASLFKVRKRVLEAIGCGRKFKNK from the exons ATGTCAGAAATTGGCAAAATTATACGGGGCCTTGTGTACTTTTGGTCATGGAACTGCTCAATATTCGGAG GATATTTGCTATTCGTCCCGCTaacttttcaacaaattttaaccCCGAAGTTCCATAGAAAAATACTGGATTTGATCGTCACTTACTGGCAGTACTATGTTACT ACCCTACTGCTGCGCCAAAACTGTGAGATCCACGTTACAGGGGACCCGATTCATTCAGATGAAACTGCTTTAGTGATTTCAAATCATCGTACTAGAGTAGATTGGAACTTTCTATGGGGTGTCATGTACCATGCAGTGGAAGGAAAAAACCGATGGTGGTACGGTACTAAATTTGTGCTGAAGAGCTCCATTAAGAACGTGCCCATAGCAG GATGGGTCATGCAGATGGCCATGTACAGCTTCATTAAACGAAACTGGGAAGAGGACAAACGCCTATTGGACGATTACATCGAATATGTGAGAGATTTGGAGTATAAACACCTGCTGATACTGTTTCCCGAGGGGACTGACTTGACTCAAAAAACCAAGATTGCTAGTGATAAATTTGCCATCGCTAATGGGCTACCG CAATACAAACATGTGCTGCATCCGAGAAGCACCGGATTTGTGTATTTGGTGGACGAAATGCGGAAGAAAAAATGTCTGGATGCAGTGTACGATCTCACGCTGATATACCCGGACGTGTGTCCTCAAAACGAGGAAAAGTTGTTTTTGGGGAATTTTCCCAGGAAAGTTATGGCACATTTAGTAAG ATATCCCGTTCCAGTTTTACCGGATACCCATGAGGAGCTCAAGGAGTTCCTGGAAAAACGATGGTTGGAAAAGGAGAAGACTATTGAAGAGTTTAAAACATCTGGAAACTTCCTGTATCATGGCAAAGAGCTGATTAAAAAAGACTTCTTAACTCTACCATGGGCATATTTCACCCACACCTTATGGATGGCTTTCACCTTCGTCATGGTGCTGCTGCTGGTGTTCAGCAAAGTGTTCCTTTATTTGGTGATAGCGCACACCGTGGGATTATACGTGTTGCCCTTAGTCTCCAATGcaagtttatttaaagttagGAAGAGGGTACTAGAAGCTATAGGGTGTGGACGGAAATTCAAGAACAAGTAA
- the LOC136342430 gene encoding putative fatty acyl-CoA reductase CG5065 isoform X2, which yields MAQELNRITATFNNKTVFISGATGFLGKVLIEKLLRCTEVKTLYLLVRPKANKCPKDRLQEMFNHVLFARLREERPLSLEKCEVISGDVMETDLGISDVDRRILENEVDYIFHSAATTRFDHTLQYAVKMNTLGTKYMLDLARQCKKLKIFVHVSTCFAFPKEEVLYEKTYEPPMNPQEALNIFCFGQSKIDDNWAKRYLGEYTNTYAFSKALSEGLVNQEMDKLPVIIVRPAVVIPTFKEPFAGYFNSLQSPMGIFVGAGKGVIRSTHMDSKTNASVVPVDCTINVTLVAVWDYLTLKQQRVFNISIPQEDLKISWEEIINHGKEACTKVPFTQLLWYPNGIMTKSKSWHMLHVVLFQLIPAVFVDLLLILLGYKPILVNVNQRLLKGQQIFDYYTNRAWTFDMKYFINVRKRLTKTEKETYQVEAENIDITAYLVECMLYSRRHIFKEADETLPAARRKLKIFFVLDRAVKIAFFALIFYYIIKVIFF from the exons ATGGCCCAAGAGTTAAACCGTATCACAGCGACTTTCAACAACAAAACAGTGTTCATATCCGGCGCTACGGGGTTTTTGGGGAAAGTCCTCATTGAGAAGCTCCTACGATGCACTGAGGTGAAGACCCTCTACCTGCTGGTGAGGCCCAAAGCGAACAAATGCCCTAAAGATCGCTTGCAAGAAATGTTTAACCATGTG TTGTTTGCGAGGCTACGCGAAGAGCGCCCCTTAAGCCTGGAGAAGTGCGAAGTGATCTCAGGGGATGTGATGGAAACTGACCTAGGAATAAGCGACGTTGACCGGCGAATCCTCGAAAATGAAGTTGACTATATCTTCCATTCTGCAGCCACCACCAGATTCGACCACACCCTCCAATACGCTGTGAAAATGAATACTTTGGGCACCAAGTATATGTTGGATCTGGCCAGGCAGTGCAAGAAGCTGAAG ATCTTCGTGCACGTCTCCACATGTTTCGCCTTTCCCAAGGAGGAGGTGCTCTACGAAAAAACGTACGAGCCGCCTATGAATCCTCAGGAGGCCCTTAACATATTTTGCTTCGGACAGTCTAAAATCGATGATAATTGGGCAAAACG ATACCTAGGGGAGTATACCAACACATACGCATTCTCCAAAGCACTATCCGAAGGCCTGGTCAATCAGGAAATGGATAAATTGCCCGTGATCATAGTGCGACCGGCAGTAG taATTCCCACCTTCAAAGAACCTTTCGCCGGCTACTTCAACAGCCTGCAAAGCCCCATGGGGATATTTGTGGGGGCTGGTAAGGGCGTCATACGTTCAACGCACATGGACAGCAAAACTAACGCGAGCGTTGTGCCCGTGGACTGTACCATCAACGTTACTTTAGTGGCAGTTTGGGATTATTTAACTCTGAA GCAGCAACGCGTGTTCAACATATCCATTCCGCAGGAGGACTTGAAAATCTCATgggaagaaataataaatcatgGGAAGGAAGCCTGCACCAAGGTACCTTTCACCCAACTTTTATGGTACCCCAATGGAATTATGACCAAGAGCAAATCTTGGCACATGCTCCACGTCGTGCTTTTCCAGCTAATACCAGCGGTGTTTGTTGATTTATTACTGATTCTGCTGGGTTACAAACCTAT ACTCGTTAACGTGAACCAAAGGCTTCTGAAGGGCCAACAAATATTCGACTATTACACCAACAGGGCGTGGACGTTCgacatgaaatatttcataaacgtGAGGAAAAGGCTGACTAAGACTGAGAAGGAAACTTACCAAGTG GAGGCTGAAAACATCGACATTACCGCATACTTAGTGGAGTGCATGCTTTATTCAAGAAGGCACATTTTCAAGGAAGCTGACGAGACGTTGCCAGCAGCTAGAAGGAAGCTTAAAAT atTCTTTGTCCTGGACCGAGCTGTAAAGATTGCATTTTTTGCCCTGATCTTTTACTACattattaaagttatttttttttaa
- the LOC136342430 gene encoding putative fatty acyl-CoA reductase CG5065 isoform X1, which translates to MAQELNRITATFNNKTVFISGATGFLGKVLIEKLLRCTEVKTLYLLVRPKANKCPKDRLQEMFNHVLFARLREERPLSLEKCEVISGDVMETDLGISDVDRRILENEVDYIFHSAATTRFDHTLQYAVKMNTLGTKYMLDLARQCKKLKIFVHVSTCFAFPKEEVLYEKTYEPPMNPQEALNIFCFGQSKIDDNWAKRYLGEYTNTYAFSKALSEGLVNQEMDKLPVIIVRPAVVIPTFKEPFAGYFNSLQSPMGIFVGAGKGVIRSTHMDSKTNASVVPVDCTINVTLVAVWDYLTLKQQRVFNISIPQEDLKISWEEIINHGKEACTKVPFTQLLWYPNGIMTKSKSWHMLHVVLFQLIPAVFVDLLLILLGYKPILVNVNQRLLKGQQIFDYYTNRAWTFDMKYFINVRKRLTKTEKETYQIEAENIDITAYLVECMLYSRRHIFKEADETLPAARRKLKIFFVLDRAVKIAFFALIFYYIIKVIFF; encoded by the exons ATGGCCCAAGAGTTAAACCGTATCACAGCGACTTTCAACAACAAAACAGTGTTCATATCCGGCGCTACGGGGTTTTTGGGGAAAGTCCTCATTGAGAAGCTCCTACGATGCACTGAGGTGAAGACCCTCTACCTGCTGGTGAGGCCCAAAGCGAACAAATGCCCTAAAGATCGCTTGCAAGAAATGTTTAACCATGTG TTGTTTGCGAGGCTACGCGAAGAGCGCCCCTTAAGCCTGGAGAAGTGCGAAGTGATCTCAGGGGATGTGATGGAAACTGACCTAGGAATAAGCGACGTTGACCGGCGAATCCTCGAAAATGAAGTTGACTATATCTTCCATTCTGCAGCCACCACCAGATTCGACCACACCCTCCAATACGCTGTGAAAATGAATACTTTGGGCACCAAGTATATGTTGGATCTGGCCAGGCAGTGCAAGAAGCTGAAG ATCTTCGTGCACGTCTCCACATGTTTCGCCTTTCCCAAGGAGGAGGTGCTCTACGAAAAAACGTACGAGCCGCCTATGAATCCTCAGGAGGCCCTTAACATATTTTGCTTCGGACAGTCTAAAATCGATGATAATTGGGCAAAACG ATACCTAGGGGAGTATACCAACACATACGCATTCTCCAAAGCACTATCCGAAGGCCTGGTCAATCAGGAAATGGATAAATTGCCCGTGATCATAGTGCGACCGGCAGTAG taATTCCCACCTTCAAAGAACCTTTCGCCGGCTACTTCAACAGCCTGCAAAGCCCCATGGGGATATTTGTGGGGGCTGGTAAGGGCGTCATACGTTCAACGCACATGGACAGCAAAACTAACGCGAGCGTTGTGCCCGTGGACTGTACCATCAACGTTACTTTAGTGGCAGTTTGGGATTATTTAACTCTGAA GCAGCAACGCGTGTTCAACATATCCATTCCGCAGGAGGACTTGAAAATCTCATgggaagaaataataaatcatgGGAAGGAAGCCTGCACCAAGGTACCTTTCACCCAACTTTTATGGTACCCCAATGGAATTATGACCAAGAGCAAATCTTGGCACATGCTCCACGTCGTGCTTTTCCAGCTAATACCAGCGGTGTTTGTTGATTTATTACTGATTCTGCTGGGTTACAAACCTAT ACTCGTTAACGTGAACCAAAGGCTTCTGAAGGGCCAACAAATATTCGACTATTACACCAACAGGGCGTGGACGTTCgacatgaaatatttcataaacgtGAGGAAAAGGCTGACTAAGACTGAGAAGGAAACTTACCAA ATTGAGGCTGAAAACATCGACATTACCGCATACTTAGTGGAGTGCATGCTTTATTCAAGAAGGCACATTTTCAAGGAAGCTGACGAGACGTTGCCAGCAGCTAGAAGGAAGCTTAAAAT atTCTTTGTCCTGGACCGAGCTGTAAAGATTGCATTTTTTGCCCTGATCTTTTACTACattattaaagttatttttttttaa
- the LOC136342456 gene encoding uncharacterized protein has protein sequence MEALRFTGSTKLLEYLQVPIPQITQPDQVLIKVAFAGVCGTDLHIIAGEFPLSNKGTKILGHEFSGTVAKIGSEVRNVKVGDKVTVDPNEGCRCCDFCHSGRPHYCNIGGIQNTIGIHRDGGWATYALVPTNLIQKIPDSVTLEQAALAEPLSCLSHGFDMLSPVPVGSRILVIGAGIIGNLWISVLHLHGHRKVTVSEPNVARLNFVKRLDTGYDLVTPDQLTKNREANPDYAFEVVIDCSGFCPAVEQGLSLLTKGGKLCCFGIPPPDKKISVAPFDLYVREITIFAVNVNPFSMVKSIGLIESMGSKYIDYRKLGVEVFDLKDYQRALEQLKTGSIAKAMFRL, from the exons ATGGAGGCTCTGAGATTTACAGGAAGCACCAAGTTGTTGGAGTACCTTCAAGTGCCCATTCCGCAGATCACTCAGCCCGATCAAGTACTGATTAAGGTGGCTTTCGCGGGGGTGTGTGGCACTGATCTTCACATTATAGCG GGCGAATTTCCGCTGTCTAACAAAGGAACCAAAATATTGGGACATGAATTCTCAGGCACTGTTGCTAAGATAGGTTCGGAGGTGCGCAACGTTAAAGTAGGAGACAAGGTCACTGTCGACCCTAACGA GGGGTGTCGCTGCTGCGACTTCTGCCATTCGGGTCGACCCCACTACTGCAACATCGGAGGTATCCAGAATACAATTGGTATTCACAGAGATGGTGGCTGGGCCACCTATGCCCTAGTCCCGACCAACCTGATACAAAAAATACCAGACTCTGTCACTCTAGAACAAG CCGCCCTGGCAGAGCCTCTCTCATGCCTCTCTCACGGGTTCGACATGCTTTCCCCAGTCCCTGTGGGATCAAGAATCTTGGTGATTGGGGCTGGAATTATCGGGAATCTTTGGATTTCGGTCCTGCATTTGCATGGACACCGGAAAGTTACTGTTTCTGAGCCTAATGTGGCCAGGttgaattttgttaaaaggctTG ACACTGGTTATGATCTCGTGACTCCAGATCAACTGACCAAAAACCGAGAAGCAAATCCGGACTACGCCTTCGAAGTAGTTATCGACTGCAGCGGCTTCTGTCCAGCTGTGGAACAAGGCTTAAGCCTGCTGACAAAAGGGGGAAAGCTGTGCTGCTTTGGTATCCCCCCTCCAGACAAGAAAATAAG CGTGGCCCCATTCGACCTCTACGTAAGGGAAATCACCATTTTTGCAGTCAACGTGAACCCATTCAGCATGGTCAAATCCATCGGACTGATAGAATCCATGGGCTCGAAATATATTGACTATCGGAAGCTAGGAGTGGAGGTTTTCGACCTTAAGGACTACCAAAGAGCCTTGGAACAGTTGAAAACAGGCAGTATTGCTAAGGCTATGTTTAGAttgtaa
- the LOC136342660 gene encoding putative fatty acyl-CoA reductase CG5065, producing MDKSQQSPVTEWYSGQKIFVTGATGFMGKILIEKLLRCCPDVSTVYILIRNKKGRNSSERLEDFLNSPVFDKIRDQPDGEKIFSKLKCLNGDISYTNLHLTDDEVHELEKNVTAVFHMAANVRFDQPLKNAVMLNTGGTLNVLELVHRFKKLKVFVHTSTSYCHCNENNLEEKLYPAPHNPRYILDLVKWMDEDLLKSLTPKLLANSPNTYAYTKCLTEQLVSEYESKLPIVICRPSIVTAAWKEPIPGWVDNLNGPTGIIVGAGKGLIRSMYCNSEYIADIVPVDISVNSLLLAAWQVGSRPSKAKIDVFHVVAYHRTALSWGNALEMGRKQFFKNPFSVCLWYPGGNIKSSYFEHVVTAFFFHTVPAYLVDFIMRITFNKPFLVDVHKRIKHGLDVLTYYTTRPWYFSNEKLQRIYDGLSERDKELFYQDKGQVMNEEYMACYILGARKYCIHEEPETIPRARKIMWRLYYLDLFTNVILVLLMLWSFYLLVITVSGDVGATIS from the exons ATGGACAAGTCTCAGCAATCCCCAGTGACCGAATGGTACTCGGGACAGAAAATCTTCGTGACTGGCGCCACTGGCTTCATGGGTAAGATCTTAATAGAGAAACTGCTGCGCTGCTGTCCGGACGTTTCGACCGTCTACATCCTCATCCGGAACAAAAAGGGGCGCAACTCCTCGGAGCGGCTGGAGGATTTTCTGAATAGCCCA GTATTTGATAAAATACGCGATCAACCCGACGGGGAGAAGATCTTCAGCAAATTGAAATGTCTGAATGGTGATATATCTTACACAAACTTGCATCTAACCGATGACGAGGTGCATGAACTTGAAAAGAATGTCACCGCGGTATTTCACATGGCAGCCAACGTACGCTTTGACCAACCTCTGAAAAATGCAGTGATGCTGAATACTg GTGGTACCCTCAATGTCCTGGAACTGGTGCACAGATTCAAAAAGTTGAAGGTCTTCGTACATACGTCAACATCGTATTGTCATTGCAACGAAAACAACCTGGAGGAGAAACTGTATCCAGCCCCCCACAATCCCAG ATACATCCTGGATTTGGTGAAGTGGATGGATGAGGATTTGCTGAAGAGTCTTACACCCAAACTGCTGGCCAACTCCCCCAACACTTATGCCTACACCAAGTGCCTCACCGAACAACTGGTTTCGGAATACGAATCAAAGCTGCCTATAGTTATTTGCAGACCCTCCATCG TAACCGCAGCCTGGAAGGAACCCATTCCTGGTTGGGTAGACAACCTGAATGGCCCCACTGGGATCATAGTAGGGGCAGGAAAGGGGCTCATTAGGTCTATGTACTGCAATTCTGAGTACATAGCTGACATAGTGCCTGTTGATATTAGCGTGAATAGTTTGTTGCTTGCTGCTTGGCAAGTCGGCAGCCGACCTAGCAAAGCGAAAATTGATGTCTTCCACGTGGTTGCTTATCAT CGTACCGCTCTAAGTTGGGGAAACGCCTTGGAAATGGGGAGAAAACAATTCTTCAAAAACCCTTTCAGTGTATGCCTGTGGTATCCCGGAGGGAACATCAAATCCAGCTACTTCGAACATGTAGtaacagcatttttttttcacacagTGCCGGCTTATCTAGTGGATTTTATCATGCGAATAACCTTTAACAAGCCATT CTTGGTGGATGTCCATAAACGAATCAAACATGGCCTCGATGTTTTGACGTACTATACCACGAGACCTTGGTACTTTTCCAACGAGAAGCTTCAGCGAATTTACGACGGGTTGAGCGAGAGGGACAAAGAGCTATTTTATCAGGACAAAGGACAGGTTATGAACGAGGAATACATGGCGTGCTACATTTTGGGGGCGAGAAAGTACTGCATCCATGAGGAACCCGAGACCATTCCTCGCGCCCGAAAGATAATGTGGAG GTTGTACTACTTGGACCTCTTTACAAATGTTATATTAGTTTTGctgatgttatggagcttttaCCTGCTGGTGATCACCGTTTCGGGGGACGTTGGCGCCACCATTTCATAA